Genomic window (Peromyscus eremicus chromosome 12, PerEre_H2_v1, whole genome shotgun sequence):
ttatatttaaggTTTTCACTTTTCTGGAACTTATTTTGCTGTTACCAATATTCAGAACCTAGCTTACCTTCTCCTCAAAGGCTCTGCAGTCCTGCACCACCTGAAACATCACCTTTTTCACACCCTCCACTTTGTCCCCAGCTTTCCATCCTGCTTGACACTTGGGCAGCACAAGGCACAGCAGGCCGCAGCTGGCCTGTCCCCACAGAGCCTGCCCAGGGCTTGTTTCAGAACTCTCTCTCCTGGAAGAGGCCTGCAGGTCTACAGCCATTTGCTGTGTGGTCAGAGCCTTCGGCCAGGCTTTCACGTTCAACAGCATCTTGTTTGTTCCCCTCTCACATCTGTTATCTCACATCCCAGACAGTCTACAGCCAAGACCTCCAAAATCTCTACCCGTGATTTGTCTAGGTAGTACATACACTCTCCAGCTGCTCTGGGGAAGGATCTGAAGTGCCATGTTGGGGAGGTCCTCCTTAACTTGGGTCAGGAAAGCAGTATCAGGGCTGCAGAACACGTCTCTGCTTGCTTTATGAAAGCTACGCTATTCCTGGAGATTCCGATTCTACTGCTGCAGGGACGTCATCGCTGTCTACCACATTCCAAATTGATCACAGCAGTACTGGAGGGACTGGCTTGAGAGGACCTGTGACCCAGCCACCAAAGCATACCTAGATGTTTATTCAACACTACATCTCATCTTGTTGCGTTTCCAAAGAAGGTTCATATTCTTGGCCTACCCACTCAATGCCCTGAGCCAGTGGGCTCAGCACCCTCATAGTGAGCACGTATACTCTCAAGTATCAGGGACCTTTCCTTCTCCACATTCCAAATTACACTGACACTCTGTTTTACCCACAAACTCCCTGAAGCCCAGGACACTGTACTTTCTTTCCCCATAGCTCTCAGGGGagtatctacccatccatccacctaaaCCACCAGGAGCTACCTGACTTGTATATGCTGTCTGTCCACCTCTAGCTTCCTGCTCCACCAGACAGAGGACACATGACGTACACCAGACCTCATCTGACTCGGCCTTTCTGGTCTGTTCTATGTCTTGACCTCCATTCCACCCACTCCTACAATGCGGGGCTCACATTGTACTGTCCTGAGTGTCCCTACTATGCTGTGTAACCAGAGGCCAGCACACAGCCCTTCTGGGGACACACACTATGTCCCATAGTCTTCAGGCTTATGGGGCAGTTGGAGTTTCTGGTCTGTGACAGTCTAGCTCCAGGTCTGCTCTGTTGCCTTGGCATGGTCTCTACTCTTCCAAATCCTTGTTTGATAATCCCACCATAATCCCCTCTTCCGCAGAGGTTCTGTCTCAGTCTTGAGCAGCAGTACTAAGGCAGCCACACTGAGTCCCAGCCTGACCCCCTCTCACCACAACCCACCTTGAAAGTCGGTCCTGGCGTCCTGTCCACGTAGGGGCTCTCTGACCCTTCGACTCTCAGGGGAGTATTCTCAACTTCTCCCCACGTCATCAACGGTGACTCATTCACACCTGCAGACGGAGAGCCCACACCTCAAGCAGAGGACCTAGTTGGGGTGCTGTCTTCCTCCTAACACATGTATCCCAGCTGACATTAAGGCCAACAAGCAAACCCTCTTCCCCAAAACTCCAGAGCCTAGCACCCCACCATCTGAAGGGGAATTTCAAAGACACCAGAGCCCCACGGCACGACAGCTGTACTTAGGTTGGAGAAGGTGGGTCTGTTGGACCCCATCCTAGCATAGGGCCAGGGGGGCCGAGGGAAGAAAACAGTCGGGGTTTCTAAGGCTTCCTAAATCCTAGTGCAAACCTATGGTGTCTTCACAGGCCTTTGTTGCATTACAGCAGCCAGCACTGAGTGTGGAGGCCAGTGTGCAGTGAGGCAAAAGAGCAACTATgcatcaaggccacacccactcttgCCTGCCTCCCTGCAGAGACTGCAGGCCTGGTGTCCAGAACCTCCCCACCTACAGAACTCTCCGAATTTACATCTACAAGCACCACGGAAGCAGGCACATCTGCCTATTCACATCACAGGGAGACCAGAACCAGACCTGGTACCCTGGGGCATCCTAAGGCACGTCTGCTTAGTCTAGCCTGTACACTGCCCTGTCCAGCCTGGGCTCACAGCCCGTCTCTTAccaggagcaggagaaggagtgGCAACGAACCCGAAGCCGCCCACTCGAGGGGACTCCTGCGGAATAAGCTCCTTGCCGTCAGGGCCGACCTTGCCCTGCTTGTgctgcaagagagagagagaccagtgTCAGGGCGTTCTCCAGAGCTCACCGATGGCAGGGGCAGCGACATGGAGGAAACACTTCTCCTTGGGACAGAGCTGGGACTCGAGGACTGGCATATCCCTTTGGGAAAGAGCAGGAAGACCCCCATCCTCATCTCTCCTCAAGGACTTTGGGGGCTGTGGTAGTGAGCATCAAGCAAGGGGTGCCCCTTTCCTCTACCTGAGGAGGACCTCTTGGGTTGCAATGCTACAAAGGGCCactgctctctttcccttgagGCATCTGACTCTTCCCCCAACCCCATGATGACCAGAGCCACCCTCTGAGGACACTTACTCATCTTGATCCCAGGCCCTAAGCAGCCAGGCTCCCCCTGCCACTTCCTAGCACACACTGCTTTACTCACCTCCCTGCCTGATAGATAGGTATGGGTCTGGGTTGGCTTCCAGAAGCTTCTCTCCCCTCAGGCCCACATCATAGCAGCTGATACAGGGCTGGACCCATAGGTCATACGTCTGGTCCGTTGGAAGGGGGATGGGTCCTGCCATAGGGGCTGTTTTGCCAATTAAGCACTATCTGGCCCCAGGACAATCCTAACTTAGAGAGGCCACATCTCTCTGTGTCCAGTTGCCTGGTGGCTCTCCTGACTCACCTGGGCATTCAGGGCAGCGGCCTGCTGAAGCTGGGACCTGCTCAGGGCCTGACTGAAGGGGTCCCGGAGGAAACGTGTGTTCTTGTGTACTACTTGCCGTGGTTTCTTAAATAACTGCTCTTCATCAGGGACACCTATGAGGAGCAGCAAGGCAGCAGGCGTCACGGGGAGAAGCTCCATGCCCCACCTCAGCCCTAGAGGTCACGGAGCCTGAGGGGCGAAAGCACACTCCCTCAGCTAAGTCACTCCCAGGCAAGCGCCACACCTACAGAACCTGAACAAAGCAGTGCGGGGAGACCTCAATGCCCCACAATGCCACATGTTCCCCAACCCCAAGGTGGACCAGGACTTCTCTCGGGTCCATGCTGCAAGCTAACACATATAGAGAGACTTTAAAAGTTGGCTCAAAGGTAACAAGACAAATCCCTGGGCCCCTGTCTTCCTGTCCTGCTCCTTGGTTCTATCCACTCACCCTCAGGATAGTACATGAGCGAATTCTTCGCCTTATACTTCCAGGTCTCCACTCCAGCCTGACCACTCTCAATGGCTTGGTGCTCTGCCGATGGGAGTTCAAGATTATCTTTCTGTCGCTATAGTGACATGGGGGGAAAGTAGGGTCAGGGAGGCGCCCAGACTTTGTACCTGTGGCCCCGGGACTCCATCCCCAAAGAAGGTGCCTATGTTTTCAGACTCCAGGGCTACCTTCTCAAATTCCTCCTCAGCTTGGTAGAGCCACGCATGGCGGGCGTGGCTTTTTTCCTTGGCCACCTCCATGATCTCCTGGAAGGAGGCATTGTCCTCACTTGTATAGCGGCTCAAGAAGACATCCAGGCTGGGCAGcggctccttctcctcctcatctccagCCTCTCCTGCTCAGGGGTCACAGGcagggaaacacaataccacacacAGCACGATTACCACTCTGTAATCCTTGCTCCTGCCAGATGACACAACACACGCCAACTGTCCAGGTGGCACCCACAGTGACTGGCCAGCTCTTCTCGTGATCTGGCTGACTGGTGAGGGACAGGGACAAGCAAGAGCTCACGGTGACGGTTGAATAGGCTCTTCCTCTCCCAACTGTACTGTTTGTAGGACTGACGTTCGAAGTCCCAGGggctcttcttccctccctgggATTGCCTTCCCCTTCCTGACTGGTGCTGCAGGGAGTGACAGTCACTATGCATCAGGGTATGCCAGGTAACTCCTAAGGCAGGAGCCCATATGGCCCAGCGCTCCAGGGAGGGCCACACGGACTCTGGGCCACAGAAGCCAACCACAGCATCTTGATCCCTGGCACCAAGGCGAGTGATACCCCTGCAGAGGCAGCACTGGAGGTCTCAGGGGCATGTGAAGCTGAGGCTTCTCATCCATTCTACCGACAGTCTTGACTGTGTGCCAGCCAGTGCCAAACACGGTGGCTACAAGTTCAAGACCTGGGCTAGAAAGGGGGCAGACCTGGGTCCCTTCAACTGTTGACTATTTCTGACACCTACAGAAGTTACAGCCTTTTGAAGACTGTTTCCTTATTTGCAATTACAAGGACTCCAATATTTACtgataaaatatatgtgtataaaaagaAGAGCATCTTCAAATTGCCGTGACTCTATCGTATTTCATTCAAGAGTTCAAGTTCCAAGAGTAACTCTTACTGTGTTCACGGCAGAAAAAGCTGGGCTGTTGAGAAACTACACTTGTGTGAGCATGTTGTACATATGCCCTAGTACAGTATGCAGTAGACTAGAGCTTGGTAGAGAAAACATCTTGCCCACCTCTAGGGATATATCCAATTACTGATAAAAAGATCAACTGACCCAGACAAATCCCTTAGTATACGGCACACTCACATATTCAATAGATTCATAAAGTGTTCCTCCTCACTTTAAGATACATCCCATATTATATCCGATGTTCAGGAAACATGTTGAAGACAACATATTCATCTGCTCTACATGTCTGTTGATAGCGCAGCATACCATATGTTAATGTGGTATATGCTAATGCTAAATGTAGAGCACACAGATGGAAGCAAGACCAAGACCCTGCTCTCTGGGAGGCATTCGAATTAGTGATTAGGGTGAGAGGGAATAAACAGAAATGCTTTCCAAAATGTTATATCCTGCAGTGAAACACAAAGCCAACAATATGGGAAACAATGAGACTCtggtctcaacaaaacaaacaagtcagAAAAACAAAGGCAGTCTGTGCGGCATAGAGCCCCAGGGTGTTCCAACTTTACACAAAAGGCCAGGAACCTCAACGTAACATCAACATAACGTCCACACAAGTTTCTACCTCTCAGCCCAAACAGGTCACACCTGAACACGGACCTGAAGGAAGAGAGACAACAAGCAACTGgtgtggaagaaaggaagaaagggcctGCGGCATCTTCAGCAGTCAGTAATGAAAGAGCCCCCCAAGCCCACAAAGTCTCCAAGGCAAAGGTTGGCACACCCAGCAGGCTGGTGACAGTAATGGACTCTcttctgaagaggccagaggcccAGACCACTGCTCCTCCACAATGGAGTTGGATAATCTTCCGCTTCCCACACCAGTGTCTTTGATCCCAAAAGTTGATACTTAGGTCAGGAGACCCCTCAAGGATGAAATGTGATTCTGAGAAAACTCAACATGACTCCCAAGCACTCTTGACCATGAGACCTAAAGAGTGAGTTCACTCACCATCCTCTAGGTCCCGGCCCTGGGGCCGGGGCTTGCTGCCCACCACACCAGAGCCTGGATGAACCTCAGGAGTTTCAAAGGTGGCTGGAGTGACATCTGAGGGAAGCAAGTTAGAAATTAGATCGAGTCTAAAGTGACAATAGActtcccctctctgccctctgTAATGGCATCCTCTTACAGGGTGGTGGAGGTTCCCGAGATATCTTGCCCAGAGCAGAGCCAAACTTGATGGCAATCTGGCGCATGCGCTCCAAATCTCCATTTTCCTCAGCCTCCAGGTATTCCTTCTGTGCCTGTAGTTTCTCCACATCGGGGAAGAAATCTCTCTGGATGACTGTCTGGAGTCCCTATCATAAGCAATCAGAACAAAGGCCAAAGCTGGCATCTGGGAGCCACGACTCACAGTCCACCGTTATCCATGTTAGGCCCTAAGGTCCTTTCACTTCTGCCTATCTGGATGATTGCGGTTTGCAAGATAGTTTAGGGCATTTTCTAGTATGACTGTTCATCCCATATGGCTCTGATGTATTATCTAACATTACCCAACAGTCTCTTGATGTCTATAAAATCCTTCACCAGCTGGTCCTTCTCATTCTCCTTTGCTGGCTCCTTCTACAACACCAGTCAGACTAATGTGGATATTGCCATCCTCATTCCATCCATGAATTCTTACTTCAATCCAAACCTTTCTCTTGAAAGCCAGTCACCACTAATGCCACCACCGGATGAAATTCCCAAGATTTCACCTTCAGCCAGACCTTGCTGTGGATCTGCAAATCTCTATACCCAGTGGCGTGGTGAAGGTACATGCCAGCATAATTTAACTAGTCTAAATCCAGACCTATGTCAGCTTGCCCTCCGGCATGTTTGCAGTGGGACCCCTAACTCGAGGAGCAACAGAGACCCTCACTCAATAACACGGCCAGTACCGCGGCCCATTTCCAGGACTTTACACTTAATGTCTTCGCCATCATCCTAAAAACATGTAAAAATTCTACCCATATTTCAATTGGAAACTTTTTCCTTGACCCTCAACAGACAGCAGGACCGCTCCTTTCCGCTGAAAACTGGACACCCGCTTCTGCACTGTTTTCTTGGCTCTCAAGACTTCCCAAACCCAAAGGCAGTTGTTCCGCTTCCACAGGCGGCTGAGAGTTCCCAGaccagaaacaaaatcaaaggacTGGAGAAGAACGCGAACCGGGGGAGGGGCCCGGAAGTCGCCAGCGCTCGCACTGAGCTGGTACCTCGATGTACTCTTCTTCATCCAGAACCCGCTGCTTGCTTCTCGCAACCCCGGTCTCCCCGGCCGCGCGCTTCCTCGGGGGCGCGGACGCGGAGGGCACAAACAGAGAACCCGCTGAGGCCCCGGGCGTCCCCATCGCTATCCCAGAACCGCTCGGGCGCCGTAGGCGCCGCACCAACAGCCAGCCAATGGAGAAGCAGTATTTTTGTAACAAAGCCGGCGCCCCCAATGACGTCATCGGGAGCGCCGGCTCTTACGGGAGTTGTAGTCTTGGATCCCCACCCGCGTTGCTCGTGCCGGTCTAGGCTATGGTCACTAGGGGGCGCTGTGGGGTGACTATTTGACGCCACATTCCCCCGTTAgaagttccattttttttcctcaaaaaaccaaaaacaacaaaaaaaccactgcatATGCTTCAAAGTCTTTTTTaaatacttcaaaaaaaaaaaaacttggtcaTATATAACTTCAAAACTCAGAGAAAGAACACTAAGACAATAGATATCTAACAAAAggtaaatgaaaggaaagaac
Coding sequences:
- the Ess2 gene encoding splicing factor ESS-2 homolog: MGTPGASAGSLFVPSASAPPRKRAAGETGVARSKQRVLDEEEYIEGLQTVIQRDFFPDVEKLQAQKEYLEAEENGDLERMRQIAIKFGSALGKISREPPPPYVTPATFETPEVHPGSGVVGSKPRPQGRDLEDGEAGDEEEKEPLPSLDVFLSRYTSEDNASFQEIMEVAKEKSHARHAWLYQAEEEFEKRQKDNLELPSAEHQAIESGQAGVETWKYKAKNSLMYYPEGVPDEEQLFKKPRQVVHKNTRFLRDPFSQALSRSQLQQAAALNAQHKQGKVGPDGKELIPQESPRVGGFGFVATPSPAPGVNESPLMTWGEVENTPLRVEGSESPYVDRTPGPTFKILEPGRRERLGLKMANEAAAKNRAKKQEALRRVTENLASLTPKGLSPAMSPALQRLVSRTASKYTDRALRASYTPSPARSTHLKTPAGGPQTPTSTPAPGSATRTPLTQDPASITDNLLQLPARRKASDFF